A genomic region of Nostoc sp. UHCC 0702 contains the following coding sequences:
- a CDS encoding 3'(2'),5'-bisphosphate nucleotidase CysQ, which translates to MKDLQEILAIARQVSWGAADILRSYYYGTAKDPSLNVQYQQNEPVTVADVAVSQYILDQLQTALGNEDFGYISEETYKSRSDAQPHNPSWVWIIDPLDGTRDFIDKTGEYAVHIALVKETRPVLAVVAVPEAEKLYYATKGAGTFVETRDGSIPLRLSSSKPIEDLTIVVSRSHRNERLNYLLENLPCKKQKAVGSVGCKIATILEQQADVYISLSGKSAPKDWDIAAPELILTEAGGKFTHFDGTLLQYNTGDINQWGGLLASNGQHHQLLCQEAEKILSQLPHG; encoded by the coding sequence ATGAAAGACCTGCAAGAAATATTAGCGATCGCGCGACAAGTAAGTTGGGGGGCAGCGGATATACTCAGGTCATACTACTACGGGACTGCAAAAGACCCTAGCCTCAATGTCCAATATCAACAAAATGAGCCTGTCACCGTTGCAGATGTAGCTGTGAGTCAATACATTCTCGATCAGCTACAAACAGCTTTGGGTAATGAAGATTTTGGCTACATCAGCGAAGAAACCTATAAATCGCGTAGTGACGCACAGCCTCATAACCCCAGCTGGGTGTGGATTATCGATCCTTTAGATGGCACGCGAGACTTTATCGACAAAACCGGTGAATATGCAGTTCACATCGCTTTAGTCAAGGAAACACGTCCAGTCTTAGCAGTCGTGGCAGTGCCGGAAGCAGAAAAACTTTATTATGCTACCAAAGGAGCAGGTACATTTGTCGAAACCCGTGACGGTTCTATTCCTTTACGTCTGTCCTCAAGTAAACCAATTGAGGATTTAACCATAGTTGTGAGTCGCTCTCACCGCAATGAAAGGTTAAATTACTTACTAGAAAACTTGCCCTGTAAAAAACAAAAAGCTGTTGGTAGCGTAGGTTGCAAAATTGCCACCATTCTCGAACAACAGGCGGATGTTTATATTTCCCTTTCCGGCAAATCTGCCCCCAAAGACTGGGATATAGCTGCCCCAGAACTGATTTTGACAGAAGCTGGTGGCAAGTTTACCCACTTTGACGGCACTTTGTTACAATACAACACAGGTGATATCAATCAATGGGGCGGTTTGCTTGCTAGTAACGGACAACATCACCAATTGCTGTGTCAAGAAGCAGAAAAAATATTATCACAGCTGCCTCATGGTTAA
- a CDS encoding sugar kinase, with translation MPNSKGLFVGLLTLDLIYLADSAPRNNQKIVATDHTVAAGGPATNAAVTFSYLGNQANILGVLGSHPMTQLIQSDLANYQVAIADLEPGTSAAPPVSSIIVTQATGERAVVSINAVKTQASNACIPPDILQDVDIVLIDGHQMAVGCAIAQMAKSKNIPVVIDGGSWKTGFEQVIPFVDYAVCSANFYPPNCHTEQEVFAYLSGFNIPHIAITHGEKPIEYLSCTQIGAIDVPSIQAADTLGAGDIFHGAFCNYILQESFTDALAQAAKIAADSCQFFGTRRWMGS, from the coding sequence ATGCCCAATTCCAAAGGTCTATTTGTCGGTTTACTAACCTTAGATTTAATTTATCTTGCTGATTCTGCCCCTAGAAATAATCAGAAAATTGTTGCCACTGACCATACTGTTGCAGCAGGTGGCCCAGCAACAAATGCGGCTGTGACTTTCAGCTATTTAGGTAATCAAGCCAATATCTTGGGCGTGTTGGGTTCTCACCCAATGACGCAACTAATTCAAAGCGATTTGGCTAATTATCAAGTTGCGATCGCTGACTTGGAACCCGGTACTAGTGCAGCGCCCCCTGTCTCCTCTATAATTGTTACCCAAGCTACTGGTGAACGGGCTGTGGTTTCTATTAATGCTGTCAAAACTCAAGCCAGTAATGCATGTATCCCGCCGGATATTTTGCAGGATGTTGATATTGTATTAATTGATGGACACCAAATGGCCGTTGGGTGTGCGATCGCTCAAATGGCTAAATCTAAAAATATTCCAGTAGTTATTGATGGTGGCAGTTGGAAAACTGGTTTTGAGCAAGTAATACCATTTGTAGATTATGCTGTTTGTTCTGCTAATTTTTATCCCCCCAACTGCCACACAGAACAAGAGGTTTTTGCTTATCTGAGTGGATTTAACATTCCCCACATTGCTATTACCCACGGCGAAAAACCAATTGAATACTTGAGTTGCACTCAAATTGGCGCTATTGATGTACCAAGTATCCAGGCAGCTGATACACTGGGGGCTGGAGATATTTTTCACGGTGCTTTCTGCAACTATATTTTACAGGAAAGTTTTACTGATGCACTGGCACAGGCCGCTAAGATTGCCGCTGATTCCTGTCAATTTTTTGGCACACGCCGTTGGATGGGATCATAG
- the rsmI gene encoding 16S rRNA (cytidine(1402)-2'-O)-methyltransferase has protein sequence MDIKPGILYVVGTPIGNLEDMTFRAVRILQTVDLIAAEDTRHTGKLLQHFQIQTPQVSYHEHNRSSRIPELLEHLGNGKAIAVVSDAGMPGISDPGYELVKACIAAGITVVPIPGASAAITALSAAGLPTDRFVFEGFLPAKGQQRREHLESLQTESRTLIFYESPHRLRETLQDLAQVWGSDRQIVLARELTKFYEEFWRGTIAEAIAHYNQRDPQGEYTLLVAGTPPSQTQFTEEELKAELQHLISQGISRSQASRQLAKFTSLPRRQIYQLALSLVIE, from the coding sequence ATGGATATAAAACCAGGAATACTTTACGTTGTCGGTACACCAATTGGCAACCTGGAAGATATGACCTTTCGGGCGGTGCGAATTTTGCAAACTGTGGATCTGATTGCTGCGGAAGATACGCGCCACACTGGGAAACTGTTACAGCATTTTCAAATTCAAACGCCCCAGGTGAGTTACCACGAACATAATCGTAGCAGCCGTATCCCAGAATTATTAGAACATTTGGGCAATGGTAAAGCGATCGCTGTTGTCAGTGATGCGGGAATGCCAGGTATTTCTGATCCTGGATATGAACTGGTGAAAGCTTGTATTGCAGCTGGGATAACAGTAGTTCCTATTCCTGGTGCTAGTGCAGCAATTACGGCTTTGAGTGCAGCGGGTCTACCAACGGATCGGTTTGTCTTTGAAGGCTTTTTACCAGCTAAAGGACAACAGCGGCGAGAACATTTAGAGTCTTTACAAACAGAATCTCGCACTCTAATTTTCTATGAATCACCGCACCGTTTGCGAGAAACTTTACAAGATTTAGCACAAGTTTGGGGAAGCGATCGCCAAATTGTGCTGGCACGGGAATTAACTAAATTTTATGAGGAATTTTGGCGGGGGACAATTGCTGAAGCGATCGCCCACTACAATCAACGCGACCCCCAAGGCGAATATACCCTATTAGTGGCGGGAACTCCACCCAGCCAAACCCAATTTACCGAAGAGGAATTAAAAGCTGAACTACAACATTTAATTAGTCAGGGTATATCGCGATCGCAAGCTAGCCGTCAATTAGCAAAATTTACTTCTCTTCCCCGTCGCCAAATCTATCAATTAGCTCTTTCTCTAGTTATTGAATAG